The Streptomyces sp. NBC_00597 DNA segment TGTACGGCTTGTACGCGTCGATCAGCGCGAAGGCGGGCACGACGCCGAAGGCGAGCGCCCGGAGCGGGCTCAGCAGCATCCGCCAGGCCAGGTAGACGAGCGGGCCGAAGGCGGCGGCGCCGAGGATCTGCAGGTCCTTGAAGGCGTACGCGGTGTTGCCGCCACGGAACCACTCGGCGTAGTAGCCCAGGGTGTAGAGCGGCATCGGCGGGTAGACCGGCGAGCCCGAGGGCTGTCCGTTGGCGACGGCGTGGGCCCATTCGACGATCCGGCCGCTGTCGCCGTTGAGGCCGAACATCGGCCAGGGCGTGCCCAGCAGCGCGACGACCGCGCCCGCCGCGACGAAACCGCTGGCCAGGCCCGCGACGGCCGCGGCGGCTATGCGGGTCGCGAGGTCGAAGTGGCGGCCACCGCGCAGCCGCATCGCCAGCAGTACGGCGGCGACGAACAGCAGCCCGATCAGCGCGAACCGCAGCTGGATCGCGGCCAGGCCGCTGACCTGCGCGATCCGGTTCAGGGGGTTGAGCTTGAACCCGCGCGCCAGCAGCGGGAGGGCCAGGGCCGCGGCGAACGCCACGGCGGCTTCCAGCAGCAGGAGCCCAGCGCGGGAGCGCAGCGCGCGGCGCGGGGCCGGGCCCGCGGATTCCGGGGCGCCGGGTGCGTGCGCGGCCGGTCCGCTCGGGGGAACAGGGCGCACGGCCGCCGACCCCTCGGTACTGACTGTCACTGACGGTGTCCCTACTGCTGGTCGGTGCGCGGCGCGACGGCCGGTCGGCGTTCTCGGTGAGCCACTGCCCGGCTCCGGGCCCGCAGGTCCGGTGCGCCGAAGCCGTGACGGCTCCGGACCCGTGCGGCGGGCGGCGGGCGGCGGGCCGGGGGACGGTGTGGGACGGCCCCGGCTCTTGCCGCCACGCATACTATCGGGCCGCCTGTGACGGGTGCGGGTTCCGCGACGGCGGCCGTCGCCACAGGGAGAAGGCGCAGGTCAGTCGAGGACGCCGAGTCCGGCGAGGAGGAAGAGGAGCACCCAGCCGCCCAACGACAACCAGCCGAGCACCAGGCCGATCGTCGCGGGAGCCGTCCCCTCGTCCCCGCGGGCGCGGATCTGTGCCTTGGCGACGTGCCCGGTGATCACGGCGCCCAGGCCCGCGAGGCCGAGCGTCGGCAGGCTCAGTACGCCGAGCGCGAGCGAGGCGATCGCCATCCCGTTGACCGGACGGTGCGGTACGGGCATGGGCATCGGCATCGGAACCGGCGGCCCGTAAGCGGCCGGCAGCCCGGGCACCGCGGCACCGAACGGAGCCGCCACGGGCCCCGCCGGCAAGTCCGCGACCAGCTGCGCGAGCTGGCCGTACGTCTGCGCCTGGTACACGGCGTCGAAGCGCTGCCCGTACTCCTCACGGGAGAGTCGGCCCTCCGCGTAGGCGGCCTTGAGCACGTCCACCGTCCGGTCGCGGTCCGTGTGCGAGGCGCGCATCGCGGACTGCGCGGTGTGCGCGGGCTGCCACGGCTGCCCGTACGGCTGCTGCTGCGGGCGGACCGGGTACGGCTGCCCCCACGGCTGTTCGGCCATCCGGCCACCTCCGAAACCCCTGCGCGCGGTGCGCGCCTCCAGGATGGAGGACGAAAGGGCAGCCGCGGTAGTTGCGGGCCTCCCGGGCCGGTACCTGCGACGAGGGCGACGCGTGTGATGAGGTGGCGGGCATGACCGACTCGATGACGATCACGGTTCCGGCCCACCTCAGCGGATATCCCGGAGTGGCGTTCGGCGGCTACGTGGCCGGGGTGCTGGCCGCGCGGGCGGCCGCGAAGACCGTACGGGTGGACTTCCGCCGGCCGGTGCCCACGCAGGCCCCGGTCCGGCTCGCCCCGACGGCCGGCGGCGGCGCGGAGCTGTTGGACGGTGAGCTGCTGCTGGCGGCGGCGAGCCCGGCCGAGCCGGCCGTGGAGGCCCCCGGGGCCCCGTCCTGGGAGCAGGCGTCGGCGGCGGCCGAGGCCTACCGGACGGCTCCGCCGGACGGAATGGTCGACTGCTTCGGCTGCGGCCTGCACCGCACGCCCGACACCGGACTGCGGCTGCACTGCGGCCGCGTGCCGGGGAGCGCGGTGGTCGCCGCCGCCTGGACCCCCGGCGCCGCACTCGGCGACGCGGACGGGCTGCTGCCGCCCGAGCTGGTGTGGGGCGCGCTGGACTGCCCGGGCAACGCGGCCGGCCGACTGCTCGACGACCGGCGGGCCGGTGCGGTCACCGCCGCCCTGACCGCGCGGCTACTGCGGCCGGTGCCGGTCGGCGAGGGCCTCGTCTCGTACGCCTGGCTGCTGGGCAGCGAGGGCCGCAAGTACCGCGTGGGCACGGCCCTGGCCACCGCCGGTGGCGACCTGTGCGCGGTCGCCGAAGCCCTCTGGGTGGAGCCCCGCTCCCAGGCTTAGGCTCCGGGCCGCGGGGAGGTCAGCGGTACGGGTTCGACGCGGGCCCGTGGTTTCCGGCCTCGCCGCCGCCCGGGTACTGCGGGGGCTGGTACTGCGGGGCCTGGTACTGCGGGGGCTGCTGCGCGTACGGGTTGTGCTGGGGCGCCGGGTACTGCTGGGGCGCCGGGTACTGGGGCTGGGCCGGGTACTGCGGCGCCGCGTACGGGGCCTGCTGCTGCGGGAGCGGGTGGGAAGGACGGCCTGGGTCCTCGGCCCCGTCTGCGGCGGTTCGTTCTTCGTCCTCGCCG contains these protein-coding regions:
- a CDS encoding DUF1707 and DUF4190 domain-containing protein, whose translation is MAEQPWGQPYPVRPQQQPYGQPWQPAHTAQSAMRASHTDRDRTVDVLKAAYAEGRLSREEYGQRFDAVYQAQTYGQLAQLVADLPAGPVAAPFGAAVPGLPAAYGPPVPMPMPMPVPHRPVNGMAIASLALGVLSLPTLGLAGLGAVITGHVAKAQIRARGDEGTAPATIGLVLGWLSLGGWVLLFLLAGLGVLD
- a CDS encoding hotdog fold domain-containing protein; translation: MTDSMTITVPAHLSGYPGVAFGGYVAGVLAARAAAKTVRVDFRRPVPTQAPVRLAPTAGGGAELLDGELLLAAASPAEPAVEAPGAPSWEQASAAAEAYRTAPPDGMVDCFGCGLHRTPDTGLRLHCGRVPGSAVVAAAWTPGAALGDADGLLPPELVWGALDCPGNAAGRLLDDRRAGAVTAALTARLLRPVPVGEGLVSYAWLLGSEGRKYRVGTALATAGGDLCAVAEALWVEPRSQA